One window of Thioflexithrix psekupsensis genomic DNA carries:
- a CDS encoding TolC family outer membrane protein has product MRYSIALWVLLGTIVVSPLQAESLLQIFQQAESNDPQLKIAESDRLIAEQNRPLAQAGLLPVVRLQGALNENYNTADFFGNDSNENTSLGYTVSLSMPLYDPDKQLAIDQVDVSIQQALANFESARQNLMLRVSDAYFNVLARQDDVRFTESTRLALARQLEQTKQRFEVGLIAITDVQESQAGYDAAIAEVIRTKNFLDNAYQVLREITGRYYQNLSTLKTDVTLLNPDPNDIKKWVDTALEQNPAIIASQLAVEIARQAIERARTAELPLVGLGASHGYEHVLRGDTNPNMSDGNTRNQIGVNVSYNLYTGGATRAQISIAQQQHAKAIDNLEQVRRNIERQVHNSYLNVLSNISQVQALEQAVRSQETALEATQTGFDVGTRTSVDVLESQRRLLGALRDYSQARYNYVLATLQLKQAAGILNVKDLQTINTWLTDASEAHTSPVMDNPEINAE; this is encoded by the coding sequence ATGCGTTATTCTATCGCTTTATGGGTCTTATTAGGGACAATCGTAGTGTCTCCATTACAAGCGGAATCATTGCTGCAAATTTTTCAACAAGCAGAAAGCAATGATCCACAGCTTAAAATTGCAGAATCTGACCGTTTAATTGCAGAGCAAAATCGCCCATTGGCTCAAGCGGGATTATTACCTGTGGTGAGATTGCAGGGGGCATTAAATGAGAATTATAACACGGCGGATTTTTTCGGTAATGACAGCAATGAAAATACCAGTTTAGGTTACACCGTATCTTTATCCATGCCGCTTTATGATCCTGATAAACAATTGGCGATTGATCAAGTTGATGTGAGCATTCAACAAGCTCTCGCTAATTTTGAAAGTGCGCGGCAAAATTTAATGTTAAGGGTTTCTGATGCTTATTTTAACGTGTTAGCGCGGCAAGATGATGTGCGCTTTACTGAATCCACTCGCCTTGCTTTAGCGCGGCAATTAGAGCAGACGAAACAACGTTTTGAAGTCGGTTTAATTGCGATTACTGATGTGCAAGAATCGCAAGCGGGTTATGATGCGGCGATTGCTGAGGTGATTCGGACTAAGAATTTTCTAGATAATGCGTATCAAGTTTTACGCGAAATTACAGGGCGTTATTATCAAAATTTATCGACTTTAAAAACAGATGTTACTTTATTAAATCCAGACCCTAATGATATTAAAAAATGGGTGGATACTGCTTTAGAACAAAATCCTGCGATTATTGCCAGTCAATTAGCCGTAGAAATAGCGCGACAAGCTATTGAGCGGGCGCGCACTGCGGAATTGCCTTTAGTGGGTTTGGGGGCGAGTCATGGTTATGAACATGTTTTGCGCGGCGATACTAATCCCAATATGAGCGATGGCAATACTCGCAATCAAATTGGTGTTAATGTCAGTTATAATCTTTACACCGGCGGCGCAACGCGAGCGCAAATTAGCATTGCTCAACAACAACATGCTAAAGCCATTGATAATTTAGAACAAGTACGGCGTAATATAGAAAGACAAGTGCATAATAGTTACCTTAATGTGTTGTCTAATATCAGCCAAGTTCAGGCATTAGAACAAGCCGTTCGTTCTCAAGAAACCGCGTTAGAAGCCACACAAACGGGCTTTGATGTGGGAACGCGCACTTCGGTTGATGTTTTGGAATCGCAACGTCGTTTATTAGGCGCGTTACGGGATTATTCCCAAGCGCGTTATAATTATGTTCTCGCCACCTTGCAATTAAAACAAGCCGCAGGCATTTTAAATGTGAAAGATTTGCAAACCATTAATACTTGGCTAACTGACGCATCTGAAGCACATACCAGTCCCGTCATGGATAATCCTGAAATTAATGCGGAATAA
- a CDS encoding rhodanese-like domain-containing protein, translating into MRHFQPSELKRYLESGATPLLLDVRELWEYEICHLPNSILLPMGQISQRFSELDPNAEIVVICHHGIRSRQVALWLEHYGFHSLINLQGGIDAWAKTVDPQMSTY; encoded by the coding sequence ATGCGTCATTTTCAACCCTCAGAATTAAAGCGTTATCTTGAAAGTGGCGCAACGCCTTTATTGCTAGATGTCAGAGAATTATGGGAATATGAAATTTGTCATTTGCCTAATTCTATTTTATTGCCGATGGGACAAATTTCTCAACGATTTTCTGAGCTTGATCCGAATGCAGAAATAGTGGTTATTTGTCATCACGGCATTCGCAGTCGCCAAGTGGCATTATGGTTAGAACATTACGGATTCCATTCGCTGATTAATTTACAAGGTGGAATTGATGCGTGGGCTAAAACGGTTGATCCACAAATGTCTACTTATTAA
- a CDS encoding protein-L-isoaspartate O-methyltransferase family protein, with amino-acid sequence MAELNFEQARFNMVEQQVRTWEVLNQDVLDLMMTIPREAFVPESYRHLAFADIQIPLGCGQVMMSPKQEGRLLQALALQDTDRVLEIGTGSGYLTALLAHSVNHVDTVEYHAELAEKATACLKAQNIRNVNQDVGNGLHGYHSDQRYDAIVLTGSVPSIPAHFQNQLEIGGRLLAIVGHAPIMEACLIQRISEIEWIEDSLCELFVPALIGAPKANGFVF; translated from the coding sequence ATGGCTGAACTTAATTTTGAACAAGCCCGCTTTAATATGGTCGAACAACAAGTGCGCACGTGGGAAGTATTAAATCAAGATGTTTTAGATTTAATGATGACAATTCCCCGCGAGGCTTTTGTGCCAGAAAGCTATCGACATTTGGCTTTTGCAGATATTCAAATTCCTTTGGGCTGTGGGCAAGTGATGATGTCGCCAAAACAAGAAGGACGCTTGTTACAAGCACTCGCTTTACAAGACACAGATCGAGTATTAGAAATCGGTACAGGCAGTGGTTATTTAACTGCGCTATTAGCCCATTCGGTTAATCATGTGGATACTGTTGAATATCATGCTGAATTAGCCGAAAAAGCCACCGCTTGTTTAAAAGCGCAAAATATTCGCAATGTAAATCAAGATGTTGGCAATGGTTTGCACGGCTATCATTCTGATCAACGTTACGATGCGATTGTATTGACGGGGTCTGTGCCGTCTATTCCTGCTCATTTCCAAAATCAATTAGAAATTGGTGGGCGTTTATTAGCGATTGTAGGCCATGCGCCCATTATGGAAGCCTGTTTAATTCAACGCATTTCTGAAATAGAATGGATTGAAGACAGCTTATGTGAATTATTTGTGCCTGCATTAATTGGCGCACCGAAAGCCAATGGTTTCGTTTTTTAA
- a CDS encoding response regulator has translation MYNPVFTLKNRLITLAFVLLILLSAGIGMSLWYLQQLNQLSRDLSELELPLLNQLIDFQQNQSELHLWLMQFMNHHDSLPTRFYVEQQQLRQSMDLTQLETILKIALRTSANIERQEYIEHLRKEVALLKEQQRRYEHTILEWLELFSRTETNPQTIQQHYTQLQPQFQALKTLSDGVRLSLEKSSAQKLIRQKNLSELFYQSSLSLFVLASFFIIGFIALLYRYLRRQLGGELEVLQQIMQKILQYDETESRLPIQRTLHEQLSHLHRRLGLLCQNLKRLNQGDLALINMDNMEPNGLHYKLAQISQRLLAIKELSQAVARGDYSQHLTVQSEQDQLAQSINQMLLQMQQVTEESQRSDWLKTGQTELNERMRGEQDPMQLMQNVLDFLATYLKAQVGAFYLGKSNRAFSLICSYAYHHRNNDEHQFKLGEGLIGQAALEKKLIVFNQLDEKSTDLTIQTGLGAAIPNAICVLPLVYEQEVLGVLTWGSRYAFMPSDIELLNRVVDNIAIGLKSSLSQLEMRALLEESQKLTEELQNQQSEIISQETRIRAILNTVVDAIITIDEKGRIESFNKAAEKLFGYHSEEVINQPIEWLMPEPYRSEHGGYLQRYLATGQAHIIGNPRELMAQRKDGEKFPIDLAVSEMYLGERRLFTGIIRNITERKHAEEELRVRQAQLQTQNEEMQAQNEELQAQQEELQSQQDELRKTNDVLESKTRELEQQKAEINRQNKILQQHRKEIEIKAEELTKVSQYKSEFLANVSHELRTPLNSLLILAGLLSENRSQNLSEKQVEQAKTIYSSGKDLLTLIDEILDLSKIESGRMELTPDDIPIDALFASLKRKFQPIAESRSLAFRQLYGENIPTSIYTDEQRLQQVLKNLLSNAFKFTASGEVCLEVELLNNPPQLAAGQWLAFHVKDTGIGIPEDKQAVIFEAFKQLDGTISRRYGGTGLGLSISRQLAQLLGGELWLKSVLHQGSVFSLVLPLRIPNIYLLSGEKNISAQVEKIEAVKTKSDSVIENTILNTVELLESVEIEISESVKEKPRFAPAPVPFLMFQSPPATIPDDRNILQKNDRVLLLIDDDHVFLKLLKELANERGFKCLLAEDGMTGLLLAEEYRPSAIILDVNIPRVNGWGVMESLKDAANTRHIPVYFVSGTDKPQLAHQLGAIGFLLKPATHQKLELALQTIEEFIARSTKSILLFSHYPERQNTLLNMLSIKAVQWFTSTRLEDCYATLNEHTIDCLIIDVEQQAQSDLLSLLQETEQFVHLPIIIYTDKSLVSVKKLLVKSVSSMEQLLDQVMLFLHQAEVSLPIETQRILRSAHDREALLARKKVLIVDDDVRNTFALTTFLEEREMEVLVAENGRKGLSLLEENPDIAIVLMDIMMPEMDGYQATREIRSQLRFRDLPIIALTAKAMKGDRSKCIEAGASDYLTKPVDTDRLISLMRVWLYR, from the coding sequence ATGTATAATCCTGTTTTTACATTAAAAAATCGTCTAATTACACTGGCTTTTGTTTTATTAATTCTTCTCAGTGCGGGCATTGGGATGAGTCTTTGGTATTTACAACAATTAAATCAGTTGTCACGAGATTTATCCGAATTAGAATTACCGTTATTAAACCAATTGATTGATTTTCAACAAAATCAAAGTGAATTGCATTTATGGCTGATGCAATTTATGAATCATCATGATTCTTTGCCCACCCGTTTTTATGTAGAACAACAGCAATTGCGCCAATCGATGGATTTAACGCAGTTAGAAACCATTTTAAAGATCGCCCTACGCACCAGTGCAAACATTGAACGACAAGAATATATTGAGCATTTACGTAAGGAAGTCGCCTTATTAAAAGAACAACAACGCCGTTATGAACACACTATTTTAGAATGGTTAGAATTATTCAGCCGAACAGAAACCAACCCGCAAACCATACAACAACATTACACCCAATTACAACCGCAATTTCAGGCTTTAAAAACATTAAGTGATGGGGTGCGTCTTAGTTTAGAAAAATCCAGCGCGCAAAAATTAATACGGCAAAAAAACTTGAGTGAATTATTTTATCAAAGTTCACTGAGTTTATTTGTGTTGGCTTCATTTTTTATTATTGGATTTATTGCCTTGCTTTATCGTTATTTGCGTCGTCAACTGGGGGGGGAGTTAGAAGTATTGCAGCAGATCATGCAGAAAATTTTGCAATATGACGAAACGGAATCTCGTTTGCCGATTCAACGCACTTTACATGAGCAACTTTCTCATTTACATCGTCGTTTGGGTTTATTGTGTCAGAATTTAAAACGTTTAAATCAAGGCGATTTAGCTTTAATTAATATGGACAATATGGAGCCAAACGGTTTGCATTATAAACTGGCTCAAATTTCTCAACGTTTACTGGCAATTAAAGAATTATCACAAGCGGTGGCACGTGGTGATTATAGCCAACATTTAACGGTGCAAAGTGAACAAGATCAATTAGCCCAAAGCATTAATCAAATGCTGTTACAAATGCAGCAAGTTACAGAAGAAAGTCAACGTTCTGATTGGTTAAAAACGGGACAAACCGAATTAAATGAACGAATGCGCGGCGAACAAGACCCTATGCAATTAATGCAAAATGTGCTGGATTTTCTCGCCACTTATTTAAAAGCGCAAGTAGGTGCGTTTTATTTGGGTAAATCAAACCGTGCATTTTCTTTAATATGCAGTTATGCTTATCATCATAGAAATAATGATGAACATCAATTTAAATTAGGCGAAGGATTAATTGGTCAAGCGGCTTTAGAAAAGAAATTAATTGTATTTAATCAACTGGATGAAAAATCCACTGATTTAACCATTCAAACGGGATTAGGTGCGGCAATACCGAATGCCATTTGTGTGTTGCCTTTGGTTTATGAACAAGAAGTTTTAGGTGTTTTAACTTGGGGCAGTCGCTATGCGTTTATGCCCAGTGATATAGAATTATTAAATCGCGTGGTGGATAATATTGCTATTGGTTTAAAATCTTCTTTATCGCAATTAGAAATGCGGGCGTTATTAGAAGAATCGCAAAAATTAACCGAAGAATTGCAAAATCAACAAAGCGAAATCATCAGCCAAGAAACCCGCATTCGTGCTATTCTCAATACGGTGGTTGATGCCATTATTACCATTGATGAAAAAGGGCGAATTGAGTCATTTAATAAAGCCGCTGAAAAATTATTTGGCTATCACAGTGAAGAAGTGATTAATCAGCCGATTGAATGGCTAATGCCAGAGCCTTATCGCAGCGAACATGGAGGCTATTTACAACGTTATTTAGCGACGGGCCAAGCCCATATTATTGGCAATCCGCGTGAGTTAATGGCACAACGTAAAGATGGAGAAAAATTCCCCATTGATTTAGCAGTGAGTGAGATGTATTTGGGAGAACGGCGTTTATTCACGGGCATTATTCGCAACATCACGGAACGCAAACATGCGGAAGAAGAATTGCGTGTGCGTCAAGCCCAATTGCAAACGCAAAATGAAGAAATGCAAGCGCAAAATGAAGAGTTACAAGCCCAGCAAGAAGAATTGCAATCTCAACAGGATGAATTGCGTAAAACCAATGATGTATTAGAAAGCAAAACCCGTGAATTAGAACAGCAAAAAGCAGAAATTAATCGCCAAAATAAAATCCTGCAACAACATCGCAAAGAAATAGAAATTAAAGCCGAAGAATTGACTAAAGTCAGTCAATATAAATCCGAGTTTTTAGCCAATGTTTCCCATGAATTGCGTACGCCGTTAAATAGTCTGCTAATTTTAGCAGGATTATTGTCAGAAAATCGCAGTCAAAATTTATCTGAAAAACAAGTGGAACAAGCCAAAACAATTTATAGTTCTGGCAAAGATTTATTAACCTTAATCGATGAGATTTTAGACTTATCTAAGATTGAATCAGGACGCATGGAATTAACGCCAGATGATATTCCAATTGATGCTTTATTTGCCAGTTTAAAGCGCAAATTTCAACCGATAGCCGAAAGCCGATCTTTAGCTTTTCGTCAATTGTATGGAGAAAACATTCCCACCTCTATTTACACTGATGAACAACGCTTGCAACAAGTGTTAAAGAATTTATTATCGAATGCTTTTAAATTTACGGCATCTGGTGAGGTGTGTTTAGAAGTGGAATTATTAAATAATCCACCGCAATTAGCGGCAGGACAATGGTTGGCTTTTCACGTTAAAGACACTGGTATTGGCATTCCTGAAGATAAGCAAGCGGTCATTTTTGAAGCCTTTAAACAATTAGATGGCACCATTAGCCGTCGTTATGGAGGGACGGGATTGGGTTTATCCATTTCTCGCCAATTGGCGCAATTATTAGGCGGGGAATTGTGGCTTAAAAGTGTACTGCATCAAGGCAGTGTGTTTTCTTTGGTTTTGCCTTTGCGCATTCCTAATATTTATTTACTTTCAGGGGAAAAAAATATCTCCGCACAAGTCGAGAAAATAGAAGCCGTAAAAACCAAATCAGATTCAGTAATAGAAAACACCATACTTAATACCGTAGAATTATTAGAATCTGTAGAAATAGAAATCAGTGAATCCGTGAAAGAAAAACCGCGTTTTGCGCCTGCACCTGTGCCTTTTTTAATGTTTCAATCTCCGCCCGCTACAATTCCCGATGACAGAAATATTTTACAAAAAAATGATCGAGTATTGTTACTGATTGATGATGATCATGTTTTTCTTAAATTACTAAAAGAATTAGCCAATGAACGTGGCTTTAAATGTTTATTAGCCGAAGATGGCATGACAGGCTTATTGTTGGCAGAAGAATATCGTCCTTCGGCGATTATTCTCGACGTGAATATTCCGCGAGTGAATGGCTGGGGTGTCATGGAAAGTTTAAAAGATGCGGCCAATACGCGACATATTCCCGTTTATTTCGTTTCAGGCACAGATAAACCGCAATTAGCCCATCAATTAGGCGCAATTGGCTTTTTATTAAAACCTGCTACCCATCAAAAATTAGAATTGGCTTTACAAACCATAGAAGAATTTATTGCGCGCTCAACTAAAAGTATTTTATTATTCAGCCATTATCCAGAGCGACAAAATACTTTATTAAATATGCTGTCTATTAAAGCAGTGCAATGGTTTACCAGCACTCGCTTAGAAGATTGTTATGCGACACTGAATGAACACACGATTGATTGCCTCATTATCGATGTGGAACAACAAGCCCAATCAGACTTATTATCGCTGTTACAAGAAACAGAACAATTTGTGCATCTTCCTATTATTATTTACACGGATAAATCATTGGTATCGGTTAAAAAATTATTGGTCAAATCAGTTTCTTCTATGGAGCAATTGTTGGATCAAGTGATGTTGTTTTTACATCAAGCAGAAGTGTCTTTACCTATTGAAACACAACGTATTTTACGTTCAGCCCACGACCGTGAAGCCTTATTAGCACGTAAGAAAGTGTTAATTGTTGATGATGATGTACGCAATACTTTTGCGCTAACCACTTTTTTAGAAGAGCGAGAAATGGAAGTATTGGTTGCTGAAAATGGACGCAAAGGTTTATCCTTATTAGAAGAAAATCCTGACATTGCTATTGTGTTAATGGATATTATGATGCCAGAAATGGACGGCTATCAAGCCACTCGTGAAATTCGCAGTCAATTGCGCTTTAGAGATTTGCCTATTATTGCCTTAACCGCGAAGGCAATGAAAGGTGATCGCAGCAAATGTATTGAGGCGGGTGCTAGCGATTATTTAACTAAGCCTGTAGATACGGATCGTTTAATTTCATTAATGCGCGTTTGGTTATATCGTTAA
- a CDS encoding Tex family protein → MNTIAQRIAEQLSVQDWQITAAIRLLDEGATVPFVSRYRKEATGGLDDTQLRTLEERLRYLRELEERRETILRSIEEQGKLTPELAQDIHAADTKNRLEDLYLPYKPKRRTKAQIAREAGLEPLALALLQDPTVDPDVLATQYFNPDHALTEIKPVLDGARQILMEQFAENAELLGRLREFLWDNALLVSSLVEGKAESGAKFSDYFEYNEALKNIPSHRALALFRGRNEEVLRLNIQLKLDEDSSDTHSCEVQIAQFFHIENQGRKADAWLSETVRHAWRFKIRLHLESELLLRLREAAESEAIKVFASNLHDLLLAAPAGRRTTLGLDPGIRTGVKYAAVDGTGKLVAHGTIYPHAPKNQWNESIQVLAAVCAAHQVELVSVGNGTASRETDRLVADLMRQHPELKLSKVMVSEAGASVYSASELAAQEFPDLDVSLRGAVSIARRLQDPLAELVKIDPKSIGVGQYQHDVNQTQLAHSLDAVVEDCVNAVGVDVNTASVSLLSRISGLSPSLARNIVSFRDENGPFKNRQLLLKVPRLGEKTFELAAGFLRIADGDNPLDASAVHPEAYPIVERILAQCQKPIKVVLGDTSFLRSLSPADFVDERFGLPTVTDILKELEKPGRDPRPEFKTAAFRDDVAQLDDLQPGMILEGVVTNVTNFGAFVDIGVHQDGLVHISALANSFVKDPRDVVKAGDVVKVKVLEVDLKRKRVALTMRLQEASESHESRAGRTESSSAPKRHTDAHSSPAGKGKKPAVAASKTHKSPKSQPAQAQPMTAFGSALAEALANARKR, encoded by the coding sequence ATGAATACCATTGCTCAACGGATTGCCGAACAACTTTCGGTGCAGGATTGGCAGATTACCGCTGCGATTCGTCTGCTGGATGAGGGCGCAACCGTGCCTTTTGTGTCACGCTATCGTAAAGAAGCGACTGGCGGCTTAGATGATACGCAATTGCGCACCTTAGAAGAACGCCTGCGTTATCTGCGCGAATTGGAAGAACGCCGCGAGACCATTTTACGCAGTATTGAGGAGCAAGGTAAATTAACGCCCGAATTAGCCCAAGACATCCACGCCGCAGACACGAAAAATCGCTTAGAAGATTTGTATCTGCCTTATAAACCCAAACGGCGCACTAAAGCCCAAATCGCCCGCGAAGCCGGCTTAGAACCCCTCGCTCTCGCGCTGTTGCAAGACCCTACTGTAGACCCCGACGTGCTGGCCACGCAATATTTTAATCCTGATCACGCTTTAACGGAAATTAAACCCGTTTTGGATGGCGCACGGCAAATTTTAATGGAACAGTTCGCTGAAAATGCCGAGTTATTAGGGCGTTTGCGCGAGTTCCTCTGGGATAATGCGTTATTGGTGTCTTCTTTGGTCGAAGGAAAGGCAGAGAGTGGGGCGAAATTTTCTGATTATTTCGAGTATAACGAAGCGTTAAAAAATATTCCGTCTCACCGTGCCTTGGCTTTGTTTCGCGGTCGCAATGAAGAAGTGTTGCGTTTGAATATTCAGTTAAAACTGGACGAAGACAGCAGTGACACGCATTCGTGCGAAGTGCAGATCGCGCAGTTTTTTCATATTGAAAATCAAGGGCGTAAAGCCGATGCGTGGTTGTCAGAAACGGTACGTCATGCGTGGCGGTTTAAAATTCGTTTACATTTAGAATCTGAATTATTATTGCGTTTACGCGAGGCCGCTGAATCGGAAGCGATCAAGGTTTTCGCCAGCAATTTACACGATTTACTGTTGGCCGCACCTGCCGGCCGACGCACCACTTTAGGCTTAGACCCCGGCATTCGCACGGGCGTGAAATATGCCGCGGTGGATGGCACGGGAAAATTGGTCGCCCACGGCACCATTTACCCCCACGCCCCTAAAAATCAATGGAATGAGTCTATCCAAGTGTTAGCCGCGGTGTGTGCGGCGCACCAAGTAGAATTGGTCAGCGTCGGCAACGGCACCGCTTCACGAGAAACGGATCGCTTAGTCGCTGATTTAATGCGTCAACATCCTGAATTAAAATTAAGTAAAGTCATGGTGTCTGAAGCGGGCGCGTCGGTTTATTCGGCTTCAGAATTGGCAGCGCAGGAATTTCCTGATTTGGATGTATCACTGCGTGGTGCGGTTTCGATTGCTCGACGTTTACAAGACCCGCTGGCCGAATTGGTCAAAATTGACCCTAAATCTATCGGAGTCGGCCAATATCAACACGATGTCAATCAAACACAATTAGCCCATTCGCTAGATGCGGTGGTAGAGGACTGCGTTAATGCCGTTGGCGTGGATGTGAATACTGCTTCGGTATCTTTACTCAGTCGTATTTCTGGATTAAGTCCCAGTTTAGCCCGCAATATTGTCAGTTTCCGCGATGAAAATGGCCCCTTCAAAAATCGCCAATTATTACTCAAAGTTCCCCGTTTGGGTGAGAAAACATTTGAATTAGCCGCAGGATTTTTGCGCATTGCCGACGGCGATAATCCCTTAGACGCATCGGCTGTGCATCCCGAAGCCTATCCTATCGTGGAACGTATTTTGGCACAGTGTCAAAAACCCATTAAAGTCGTGTTAGGTGATACGTCATTTTTACGCAGTTTATCGCCGGCCGATTTCGTCGATGAGCGTTTTGGTTTGCCAACGGTCACCGATATTTTAAAAGAATTGGAAAAACCCGGCCGCGACCCCCGTCCCGAATTTAAAACCGCTGCATTTCGTGATGATGTGGCGCAATTAGACGATTTGCAACCGGGTATGATTTTGGAAGGCGTAGTCACCAATGTGACGAATTTTGGCGCATTTGTGGACATTGGCGTGCATCAAGACGGTTTAGTACATATTTCTGCCTTAGCCAACAGCTTTGTCAAAGACCCGCGAGATGTGGTCAAAGCGGGAGATGTGGTTAAAGTCAAAGTGTTAGAAGTGGATTTGAAACGCAAACGGGTGGCTTTAACCATGCGTTTACAAGAGGCCAGCGAATCTCACGAGTCCCGCGCTGGAAGAACAGAGTCCTCTTCTGCCCCTAAACGACATACAGATGCCCATTCATCTCCAGCCGGTAAAGGGAAAAAACCCGCCGTGGCCGCATCGAAAACCCACAAGTCCCCAAAATCCCAACCCGCACAAGCACAACCCATGACCGCTTTTGGTTCTGCGCTGGCCGAAGCACTGGCCAATGCGCGTAAGCGTTAG
- a CDS encoding FAD-linked oxidase C-terminal domain-containing protein — translation MTYSPENTTPRGTDYHDPGLHHTPCDKRELLSQFLTFLPKNAVLSEPEDLHPYECDGLSAFRHLPMMVVLPESVAQVQQIMRVCYERRVPVIARGAGTGLSGSALPDDHSVLLSLSKLNRILELDPLSRTARIEPGVRNLAITEAASQYGLYYAPDPSSQIACSIGGNVAENSGGVHCLKYGLTVHNVLALKVVMVTGELLHIGSGALDSPGYHLLALMHGSEGMLGIVVEVLVKLVPKPNDIQVLLITFDDVAQAGRAVNTIIESGILPSGLEMMDQLAIRAAEDFCHAGYPTDVAAILLCELDGTTEEVDEHVKKVEQLMQNCGALAVRVAKTEAERILFWKGRKSAFPAVGRLSPDYYCMDGTIPRRHLAAVLTRLNELSQEYNLPIANVFHAGDGNLHPLIMYDANIPGELARTEELGGKILTLCVEMGGTITGEHGVGVEKINQMCDQFASAELQQFHAIKEAFDPLRLLNPGKAVPTLHRCAELGAMHVHHNQLPHSDLPRF, via the coding sequence ATGACCTATTCCCCAGAAAATACAACGCCTCGCGGCACGGATTACCACGATCCCGGCTTGCATCATACGCCCTGTGATAAACGGGAACTCCTTTCCCAATTCCTCACTTTTCTCCCCAAAAACGCCGTTTTATCTGAACCCGAAGATTTGCATCCTTATGAATGTGATGGACTTTCGGCTTTTCGCCATTTACCCATGATGGTCGTATTGCCTGAATCGGTGGCGCAGGTGCAACAGATTATGCGCGTATGTTACGAACGACGGGTGCCGGTGATCGCTCGCGGTGCGGGAACGGGATTGTCGGGCAGTGCGTTGCCGGACGATCATAGTGTGTTACTCAGTCTTAGTAAATTAAATCGTATTTTAGAATTAGACCCGCTCAGTCGTACTGCTCGTATTGAACCGGGCGTGCGTAATTTAGCGATTACGGAAGCGGCGAGTCAATATGGACTTTATTACGCGCCCGATCCGTCTTCCCAAATTGCTTGTTCTATTGGGGGCAATGTGGCGGAAAATTCGGGGGGCGTGCATTGTTTAAAATATGGTTTAACCGTTCACAATGTGTTGGCGTTAAAAGTGGTGATGGTGACAGGCGAATTACTCCATATTGGTAGTGGTGCATTGGACAGTCCCGGTTATCATTTGCTGGCTTTAATGCACGGCTCGGAGGGCATGTTAGGGATTGTGGTAGAAGTGTTGGTTAAACTCGTTCCCAAACCTAATGATATACAAGTGTTGTTGATCACCTTCGATGATGTCGCACAAGCAGGGCGTGCAGTCAATACGATTATTGAATCAGGTATTCTCCCCTCGGGCTTGGAAATGATGGATCAATTGGCGATTCGTGCGGCGGAAGATTTTTGTCATGCGGGCTATCCTACGGATGTTGCAGCGATTTTATTGTGCGAATTGGACGGAACGACAGAAGAAGTAGACGAACACGTGAAAAAAGTCGAACAACTCATGCAGAATTGTGGTGCATTAGCGGTGCGCGTGGCGAAAACAGAAGCTGAACGGATTTTATTTTGGAAAGGGCGTAAATCGGCTTTTCCGGCGGTGGGGCGTTTATCTCCTGATTATTACTGTATGGACGGGACTATTCCGCGTCGTCATTTAGCGGCGGTATTAACGCGTTTAAACGAATTATCACAAGAATACAATTTACCCATTGCCAATGTTTTTCATGCGGGCGATGGCAATTTGCACCCTTTAATTATGTACGATGCCAATATTCCCGGCGAATTGGCGCGCACCGAAGAATTAGGCGGCAAAATTCTCACCTTATGCGTAGAAATGGGCGGCACCATCACCGGAGAACACGGTGTGGGTGTGGAAAAAATTAACCAAATGTGTGACCAATTTGCCTCTGCCGAATTACAACAATTTCACGCCATCAAAGAAGCCTTTGATCCATTGCGCCTGCTCAATCCCGGTAAAGCCGTGCCAACCTTACATCGCTGTGCCGAATTGGGCGCGATGCACGTTCATCATAACCAATTGCCTCATTCTGATTTGCCGAGATTTTGA